The following DNA comes from Dehalococcoidia bacterium.
TGGTGCGGGGCCTGGACGCTTTGGATGGCACGCCTGTGTTAGATATCAAGCCGTACCTCCGTGGTGATAAAGTGGTTCACTTGCGGGTGCCCTCTTGGCCCTCCAAACTTGGCGATCGGGTCAAGACCATTTAACTTTCCGAACCTCGGTTGCCAGCCCGGCGGGAGCGTGGGGGTATATCCCTGGTGAGGGTGGCTTGGCTGTTCAATCCCGCCACCTGTTCCGAGCATTGAGCCCATCGTCCTATTGACAGCCCCCTCCTTGGCGCCTAGCATGGGGTTACCCCTCGCACCGGCGACGCAGTGGGCAACGGAGGTAAGCCATGACCAAGGCGTACATCCTCATTGAGACCGCCGTGGGGAAGACCCGGGATGTGGTACAGGCTCTGCGCACCATTTCAGGGATGCGCTCCGTGGACGCCGTGACGGGCCCCTACGATGTCATTGCGGTTTTGGAGGCGGATGACCTCAACACCATCGGCCAGACCGTTACGGAGAAGATTCACACCGTCAGTGGGGTCTTGCGCACCGTTACCTGCCTTTCGGTAACCGTCCGTTAGGGCGCCAGCAGGCAAGTAACAGGGAGGGGGGATGGAGTATCGTTTCACTCCACAGGAAGAGGCGTTTCGCCAGGAGGTTCGTGCCTTTCTGCAGAGGGAACTGCCCCCTGGGTACACCGGCCCTGTCACGCTGGGGGACGAAGAGGATGAGGCCCTACATCGGCGCATGCAGCGCCTCCTGGCCCAAAAGGGCTGGCTTACTATCGGCTGGCCTAAGGAATACGGGGGACAGGCTGCCTCCCAAATCACCCAGACCATTTTTGCCGAGGAGGTGGCCTACTTCCGCGCCCCGGGGGTGGACACCAGCGGGATCAAGATGCTGGGGCCGACCCTGATGCTTTGGGGGACCGAGGAACAGAAGCGGGAGTTTTTGCCCCCCATCGCCCGTGGCGAGGTGAACTGGTGCCAAGGGTACTCGGAGCCGGGCTCGGGCTCCGACCTTGCGTCTCTGCAAACCCGCGCTGTAGCCGACGGTGATGACTTCATCATCAATGGCTCCAAAATCTGGACGAGCCGTGCCCACCGCGCCGATTGGATGTTCCTGCTGGCCCGCACCAATCCCGATGCCCCTAAACATCGGGGCATCACCTTCTTCCTGGTGAGTATGCGGAGTCCCGGCGTTCAGGTGCGTCCCATTGTGAATATGGCCGGGGTGCATCACTTCAATCAGGTGTTCTTTGACAATGTGCGCGTGCCCAAGCGCCAAGTGGTGGGGGAGGTGGACCGAGGGTGGTATGTGGCGGTAACTCTCCTGGACTTTGAGCGTTCGGGTGTGGAATATCCCACCCAAGCCCGCAAATACACGGAGGACCTGGCACAGTTCGCCCGGGAGGCCGATGGGGGCCGGTTGGCCAAGGACCCCCGCTGGCGCGCCCGCCTGGCCGAGTTGTACTTAGAGGCCCAGGTGGGGCGCCTGCTGGCCTACCACGTGGCATACCTGCAGAGCCAAAAGCAGGTGCCCAACAAAGAGGCATCTATCAGCAAGGTGTTTGGCACCGAATTGCTCCAGAGGGTGGCCCACACAGGGATGGAGATGCTGGGGGTGTACGGCCTGCTGGATAAAGGCGCGCCCAAAGCACCTTTGGGGGGTGTGATCAGTCGTCTGTGGCTATGTGCGCGTTCCACCAGTATCGGTGCCGGCACCAGCGAAATCCAGCGCAATATCATCGCTCTGCGAGGATTGGGTCTGCCCAGGGGGTAAGGGTCGCCTTGCGCCTGGCTTGGGGGGCTGCGCCTCTGGGGAGACGGGTTGGGTTGGTGGTGGGGGTCGCCCTCCTGGCCCTTGTCGTAGGACTCGGCTGGGGCTGTCGAGCTGTCCAGGAGCGGGTGGAGGCGGCCAAACCCCGGGTGGAGGTATCCGGGGCACGCCTGCGGAGCATTAGCCCCACCAGCATGCTGGTAGAGGCCCAGGCCACGGTGGATAACCCTAACCCCATCGGGGCGCACATTGAGAGTGTTACCTACGATATCTTTTTCCGGCGGGGGGAAGTCTGGGTTGTGCTCGGCCGAGGGGAGAAGCGAGACTTTCAGATACGCCCGCAGGGGAGCACCGCCTTGGAGTTACCTGTAACGGTGGATAACCTTGCTCTGGTGCAAGCCCTCGCTACCGCCCTCGCCCAAGGGGGGGTGGTGCCGATAAAGATAAGCGGAACGGTGCGGGTGAAGGTTGGCCCCACTGCCTTCACCATCCCTTTTGAGCAGGAGCGGACGGCCTTCCTGCTGCGCTAACCGCAGCACATTTGGGGTTGTCTCTTCTTGACACCTGTTCGCCACTTGCTAGGATGAGGCTGAACCGCGCCCCAGGAGGGAGCCGTGCTGGAGATCACCAAAGAGCGTTTGCTGTGGATGTACCGCACCATGTGCACCATCCGTGAGTTTGAGGAGCGGGCCATGGCCGAGGTCAGCGCCCGCCGCACCTTCGGGGGGATGCACTCCTCGGCAGGGCAGGAGGCGGTGCCGACCGGTATCTGCGCCCACCTGGGGCCCCGCGATGCCATCGCCAGCACCCACCGGGGGCACGGTCACTGCATCGCCAAGGGGGTGGATCCCCGCCTTATGATGGCCGAACTGTTCGGGCGCAGCACAGGAACGAATAAGGGCAAGGGCGGTTCCATGCACATCGCCGATATGGGCAAGGGGATGTTGGGGGCCAATGGCGTTGTGGGGGCCAGTGTGCCCCTGGCTGTGGGGGCGGCTCTGGCCGCCCGCCTGCGGGGGGAGGACAGGGTGGCCGTGGCGTTCTTCGGGGACGGTGCGGCCAATCAGGGTGTGATTCACGAGAGTATGAACTTGGCCGCCATTTGGAGGTTACCTGTCATCTTCGTC
Coding sequences within:
- a CDS encoding Lrp/AsnC ligand binding domain-containing protein, which encodes MTKAYILIETAVGKTRDVVQALRTISGMRSVDAVTGPYDVIAVLEADDLNTIGQTVTEKIHTVSGVLRTVTCLSVTVR
- a CDS encoding acyl-CoA dehydrogenase family protein gives rise to the protein MEYRFTPQEEAFRQEVRAFLQRELPPGYTGPVTLGDEEDEALHRRMQRLLAQKGWLTIGWPKEYGGQAASQITQTIFAEEVAYFRAPGVDTSGIKMLGPTLMLWGTEEQKREFLPPIARGEVNWCQGYSEPGSGSDLASLQTRAVADGDDFIINGSKIWTSRAHRADWMFLLARTNPDAPKHRGITFFLVSMRSPGVQVRPIVNMAGVHHFNQVFFDNVRVPKRQVVGEVDRGWYVAVTLLDFERSGVEYPTQARKYTEDLAQFAREADGGRLAKDPRWRARLAELYLEAQVGRLLAYHVAYLQSQKQVPNKEASISKVFGTELLQRVAHTGMEMLGVYGLLDKGAPKAPLGGVISRLWLCARSTSIGAGTSEIQRNIIALRGLGLPRG
- a CDS encoding LEA type 2 family protein — its product is MRLAWGAAPLGRRVGLVVGVALLALVVGLGWGCRAVQERVEAAKPRVEVSGARLRSISPTSMLVEAQATVDNPNPIGAHIESVTYDIFFRRGEVWVVLGRGEKRDFQIRPQGSTALELPVTVDNLALVQALATALAQGGVVPIKISGTVRVKVGPTAFTIPFEQERTAFLLR